A region of Cellulophaga sp. RHA19 DNA encodes the following proteins:
- a CDS encoding lipocalin family protein, with protein sequence MKKLILILFAIVLTTSCSKDDDSSSIVGTWANDFSASFEGQEEQTSRDEWKFASDKMGTYKETSNGDLKFSTTFTWSKDGDKYYVEYLEGRSNDVFKIVKLAGYTTLEDENGYTAAIRD encoded by the coding sequence TTGAAAAAACTAATCCTTATTTTATTTGCCATTGTATTAACTACAAGTTGTTCTAAAGATGATGATTCATCAAGTATTGTAGGTACATGGGCAAACGATTTTTCAGCTTCTTTTGAGGGGCAAGAAGAACAGACTTCTAGAGACGAGTGGAAATTTGCATCAGACAAAATGGGCACTTATAAAGAAACTAGTAACGGAGATTTAAAATTTAGTACAACTTTTACTTGGTCTAAAGATGGAGATAAATATTATGTAGAATACCTAGAGGGTAGATCTAATGATGTTTTTAAGATAGTGAAGCTTGCTGGTTACACAACCTTAGAAGATGAAAATGGTTATACAGCTGCTATTAGAGATTAG
- a CDS encoding DNA/RNA non-specific endonuclease, whose product MNKKTTYLVLMLLCTVGFWLFNNFYTPDTYSDDSVKNTEEGRCFTNYLQPSSTTGAVVQHNYYTLSYKEKYEQAEWVAYVLRKQDLTYDDRKRPYFIEDPKVATKSADWRNYKRSGYDRGHLCPAGDRRFSLQAYNETFYTSNITPQKNDFNAGIWNRLEKKVRQWVKKDKELYIITGGVLKGNMDEIGDEDVAVPNSFYKIIVKGRKDNLKVIAFLFPHKESNRPISSFLVTVDKIEKETGINFFKSLPGAQEEELEREIVKNGWEF is encoded by the coding sequence ATGAATAAAAAAACTACTTATTTAGTTTTAATGTTGCTGTGTACGGTTGGTTTTTGGCTGTTTAATAATTTTTATACGCCAGACACTTATTCAGATGATAGTGTAAAAAATACAGAAGAAGGCAGGTGCTTTACTAATTATTTACAGCCATCATCTACAACAGGTGCTGTGGTACAGCACAATTACTATACCTTATCTTATAAAGAAAAGTATGAGCAGGCAGAATGGGTGGCTTATGTTTTAAGAAAACAAGATTTAACCTATGATGATAGAAAAAGGCCATATTTTATTGAGGATCCTAAAGTAGCAACTAAATCTGCAGATTGGCGTAATTATAAGCGTTCTGGTTATGACAGAGGACATCTTTGCCCTGCTGGCGACCGTAGATTTTCTTTACAAGCCTATAACGAGACATTTTACACAAGTAATATAACTCCACAGAAAAATGATTTTAATGCGGGTATATGGAACAGATTAGAGAAAAAAGTAAGACAGTGGGTAAAAAAAGATAAAGAGCTCTACATCATCACAGGAGGAGTTTTAAAAGGCAATATGGATGAGATAGGAGATGAAGATGTAGCGGTTCCTAATTCTTTTTATAAAATTATAGTTAAAGGGAGAAAAGACAATTTAAAAGTAATTGCATTTTTATTTCCTCATAAAGAAAGCAATAGGCCTATAAGTTCTTTTTTAGTTACTGTAGATAAAATAGAAAAAGAAACGGGTATTAACTTTTTTAAAAGCTTACCTGGAGCACAAGAGGAAGAGTTAGAAAGAGAGATTGTAAAAAACGGTTGGGAGTTTTAA
- the rodA gene encoding rod shape-determining protein RodA — MAGNTFLKRIDWLSILIYLALTVIGWLSIYSSTFSENNPSIFDFGTLYGKQAFFIGVSILAIIFIFATEANLFERFSGIIYAIGILLLIGLFPFGKTIAGATSWYNLGFFNLQPSEIAKVATTLALAKYLSDIQTDLKRQKDKLYAFGILIIPAVLIGLQPDPGSSIIFLALTFVMFREGLPLYYLGIGLVMLLIFMATLKFGTIWVVIGVSILIALFYLTKKERVKVSPVPIILFFVVSVTISLSVRFVFDSVFKQHHRDRFNLWLRLEKDPKKLEEIRKTIGYNTYQSEKAIESGGFTGKGFLQGTRTKGDFVPEQHSDYIFTTIGEEWGFIGTSTVVLLFSVLLLRLVYIAERQKNAFSRIYGYGVISILFFHYLINIGMVIGLVPTIGIPLPFMSYGGSGLLGFTLLLFIFLKLDANRLKEWD, encoded by the coding sequence ATGGCAGGAAACACCTTTTTAAAAAGAATAGATTGGCTTAGTATACTTATATACCTAGCTTTAACCGTTATTGGCTGGCTAAGTATTTACTCTAGTACGTTTTCAGAAAACAACCCATCTATATTTGATTTTGGAACACTTTATGGCAAACAAGCCTTTTTTATTGGCGTTAGCATACTTGCGATAATTTTTATTTTTGCAACAGAAGCAAACCTATTTGAGCGTTTTTCTGGCATTATCTACGCCATTGGTATTCTTTTGTTAATAGGCCTTTTCCCTTTTGGAAAAACTATAGCAGGAGCTACATCATGGTACAACTTAGGCTTTTTTAACCTTCAACCATCAGAGATTGCTAAAGTTGCAACTACACTTGCACTAGCTAAATATTTAAGTGATATACAAACAGACCTTAAAAGGCAAAAAGACAAACTATATGCTTTTGGTATTTTAATAATACCTGCAGTATTAATTGGATTGCAACCAGATCCTGGAAGTAGTATCATTTTTTTAGCTTTAACTTTTGTTATGTTTAGAGAGGGTTTACCTCTATACTATCTAGGAATTGGATTGGTAATGCTACTAATATTTATGGCAACACTAAAATTTGGCACTATATGGGTTGTTATAGGCGTTAGTATTTTAATTGCTTTATTTTATTTAACTAAAAAGGAAAGAGTTAAAGTATCTCCTGTACCAATTATTCTATTCTTTGTTGTTTCGGTTACAATTTCTTTATCTGTAAGATTTGTTTTTGATTCTGTCTTTAAACAACACCACAGGGATAGATTTAATCTTTGGCTTAGACTTGAAAAAGACCCTAAAAAATTAGAAGAAATAAGAAAAACAATAGGATACAATACTTACCAGTCTGAAAAAGCAATTGAGTCTGGAGGGTTTACAGGTAAAGGTTTTTTACAAGGAACCAGAACAAAAGGTGATTTTGTACCAGAACAACACTCAGATTATATTTTTACAACTATAGGTGAAGAATGGGGCTTTATAGGCACATCTACTGTTGTCTTGTTATTTTCTGTGTTATTATTACGATTGGTTTATATTGCTGAGCGGCAAAAAAATGCTTTTAGTAGAATATATGGATATGGAGTAATATCTATTCTCTTTTTTCACTACTTAATAAATATAGGTATGGTAATTGGATTAGTGCCAACTATAGGAATTCCTTTACCATTTATGAGTTACGGTGGGTCTGGGTTACTAGGCTTTACACTTCTTTTGTTTATATTTTTAAAATTAGATGCAAACCGACTAAAAGAGTGGGATTAA